Proteins encoded in a region of the Scrofimicrobium sp. R131 genome:
- a CDS encoding cupin domain-containing protein, whose translation MVRLRPGDEVDNHYHRHCVESFIVMEGSCTLWVDQGAPVTLTVGDIVSSAANEQHYLRNDTEEPCRFIFLKTPSSPGDTIAVPWVPSN comes from the coding sequence GTGGTCCGGCTCCGACCGGGCGACGAAGTGGACAACCATTATCATCGCCATTGCGTCGAGTCGTTCATCGTAATGGAGGGCAGTTGCACCCTGTGGGTTGACCAGGGCGCACCAGTGACCCTAACCGTCGGAGACATTGTCAGCTCCGCCGCTAACGAACAGCACTATTTGCGTAACGACACCGAGGAACCGTGCAGGTTCATTTTCTTGAAGACCCCTTCAAGCCCGGGAGATACCATCGCGGTTCCCTGGGTGCCCAGCAACTAA
- the lsrF gene encoding 3-hydroxy-5-phosphonooxypentane-2,4-dione thiolase, whose product MADLEGNLNAKNFHTETPTPDYGFHVKGASHLDFGMKRRLSRIFQADGRTVMLAFDHGYFQGPTRGLERVDLNIVPLAPWADALMGTRGIFRSSFPADGNMPLVVRASGGPSILRELSDEHVALDMADAVRLDSSAVAVQVFVGGEHESRSIQNMTTLVDQGMKVGIPVLGVTAVGKNLVRDSRYLGLATRMIAELGAQMVKTYYCEQDFEEVVAGCPVPVIVAGGKKLPVPEALDMAYRSIQAGAAGLDMGRNIFQRQSPSAMIQAVRGVVHDGLNVAEAVEQYRELSGGLTD is encoded by the coding sequence GTGGCCGACCTAGAAGGCAACTTGAACGCGAAGAACTTCCACACTGAAACACCAACCCCTGACTATGGGTTCCATGTCAAGGGTGCCAGCCACCTGGATTTTGGGATGAAGCGGCGCTTGTCGCGCATCTTTCAGGCGGATGGCCGGACCGTCATGCTGGCATTTGATCACGGTTATTTCCAGGGGCCCACTCGCGGCCTAGAACGAGTTGATCTCAACATTGTCCCGCTGGCACCTTGGGCTGATGCCCTTATGGGCACACGCGGGATCTTTCGATCAAGCTTCCCCGCCGATGGAAACATGCCCCTGGTTGTGCGTGCCTCAGGCGGTCCATCGATTCTTCGGGAACTATCGGACGAGCACGTGGCCTTGGACATGGCCGATGCGGTTCGCCTAGATTCCAGTGCTGTTGCAGTCCAAGTGTTTGTGGGAGGGGAACACGAGTCGCGTTCAATTCAGAATATGACCACCCTGGTCGACCAGGGAATGAAGGTAGGTATCCCAGTCCTTGGCGTCACCGCGGTTGGCAAGAACTTGGTCCGAGATTCCCGCTATCTCGGACTAGCGACCAGGATGATTGCCGAGCTTGGGGCACAGATGGTCAAGACATACTACTGCGAGCAGGATTTCGAGGAGGTGGTAGCGGGCTGCCCAGTTCCGGTCATCGTTGCGGGCGGAAAGAAACTACCGGTTCCCGAAGCGCTGGATATGGCTTACCGTTCAATCCAAGCTGGCGCGGCCGGCCTGGACATGGGTCGAAATATCTTCCAGAGACAAAGCCCAAGCGCCATGATTCAAGCAGTTCGCGGAGTTGTACATGACGGGCTGAACGTGGCTGAGGCGGTAGAACAGTATCGGGAACTGTCAGGCGGGTTGACCGACTAG
- a CDS encoding class II aldolase/adducin family protein — translation MTSTYLSTRQAVIEVGQRLWKRGYVASNDGNISVKVSADLILCTPTGVSKGFMTPDSLALVHPDGTVVDRGTGGGPSSEIKMHLRVYQEDPSVQAVVHAHPPISTAYAVLGEPLEANLLPEIALLMPRVPIAPYATPSTEQVPNSVAPLVADHRVCLLEQHGSLSWADSLEEAYLATERLEYYAQLLFNLHLLGRMRELTSEQVHALRVQFGQV, via the coding sequence GTGACAAGCACCTATTTGTCCACCCGACAAGCTGTGATAGAGGTCGGACAGCGACTTTGGAAACGCGGATACGTGGCCAGCAACGATGGCAACATATCTGTCAAGGTATCGGCCGACTTGATCCTCTGCACCCCCACGGGCGTATCCAAAGGATTCATGACGCCGGACTCCTTGGCGCTGGTGCATCCGGACGGAACTGTTGTGGACCGTGGAACAGGTGGCGGTCCTTCGTCAGAGATCAAGATGCACCTTCGCGTGTATCAGGAAGATCCCTCCGTCCAAGCGGTAGTTCACGCTCACCCTCCCATTTCAACCGCATACGCGGTTCTAGGTGAACCTCTCGAAGCGAACCTATTGCCCGAAATAGCACTGCTGATGCCACGTGTACCCATTGCTCCTTATGCAACACCGTCCACCGAACAGGTACCTAATTCCGTGGCGCCGCTAGTGGCTGATCATCGAGTTTGCCTACTGGAGCAACACGGAAGTCTCTCATGGGCAGACTCACTTGAAGAAGCGTACTTAGCTACTGAACGGTTGGAATACTACGCCCAGCTTCTGTTCAACCTGCATCTTCTTGGGCGGATGCGGGAACTCACTTCCGAACAGGTTCACGCACTGCGAGTACAGTTTGGACAAGTCTAA
- a CDS encoding DUF2975 domain-containing protein — protein MSRLVYGILRLILALLAAILLFFQVLAIIIMSQPWGFESPEAYKFLIFTVLILGAICVQVVLASVWHLLTMAYHGTVFSPRAFRSVDVVIGAAATAAVLSTLLTFVLGYLGRSTGEIPPGAVLIALILALVAVGVGLIVYVLRLLLAQAVSRDVEANQLAAELDGVI, from the coding sequence ATGAGTCGACTGGTTTACGGCATCTTGCGCCTGATTTTGGCCCTGCTCGCAGCAATCCTGCTGTTCTTCCAGGTGCTGGCGATCATCATCATGTCCCAGCCTTGGGGGTTTGAGAGCCCGGAGGCCTACAAGTTCCTCATTTTCACCGTGCTGATTTTGGGCGCAATCTGCGTGCAGGTGGTACTGGCCTCGGTGTGGCACCTTCTCACCATGGCCTACCACGGCACGGTGTTCTCCCCCCGCGCATTCCGATCGGTCGACGTGGTGATCGGGGCGGCCGCCACCGCTGCCGTGCTCTCCACCCTGCTGACCTTTGTGCTTGGCTACCTGGGTCGAAGCACCGGCGAGATTCCGCCCGGGGCTGTCCTGATAGCCCTGATCCTGGCGCTTGTGGCTGTGGGCGTGGGTTTGATTGTCTACGTCCTCCGGCTCCTTCTGGCCCAAGCGGTCAGCCGCGACGTGGAGGCCAACCAGTTGGCGGCCGAACTGGACGGGGTGATCTGA
- a CDS encoding helix-turn-helix transcriptional regulator encodes MPIVVDIDVMLAKRKMSVGTLAERINLSPANLAVLKNNRAKAVRFTTLDALCRVLECQPGDLLRWVPEGDSGTEASQ; translated from the coding sequence ATGCCGATTGTGGTGGACATCGATGTCATGCTGGCAAAAAGGAAGATGTCTGTCGGGACGCTGGCAGAGCGGATCAACCTTTCACCCGCCAACTTGGCAGTACTGAAGAACAATCGAGCCAAGGCCGTTCGCTTCACCACTTTGGACGCCCTGTGTCGGGTGCTCGAGTGTCAACCGGGCGATCTGTTGCGGTGGGTGCCTGAAGGCGACTCGGGAACCGAAGCCAGCCAGTAG
- a CDS encoding NAD-dependent epimerase/dehydratase family protein: MRILLFGGTAWLGRTIAQAAIIANHDITCVARGSSVPAAARLVQLDRDLDQSLSALPAGRWDAVIDLATQPGHVRRAVDQLRERADHYLFISSGNAYASLSDPGITEDAPLCRPLAADSMTAPHDYGPAKVACEEAVLSAFGPDRTTIIRPGLIGGPEDPTGRSTYWPLRFARPSNRQGRVLVPDALDYPTSVIDVRDLADWIVQLAEVRGGGIFNATGEVTSLGNHLQLAQTVTESEGKMIAAAPDWLTAQGVHEWMGPKSLPLWISDPQMRGMGALSSLHALENGLSLRPLRDTLADSLAWAVEANLPTVAGAGLTDGEEQALLTALDAQC, translated from the coding sequence ATGAGGATTTTGCTCTTCGGAGGGACAGCTTGGCTTGGGCGAACCATCGCGCAAGCCGCGATCATAGCGAACCATGACATCACCTGCGTGGCCCGAGGCTCATCGGTCCCGGCGGCAGCTCGGCTAGTACAGCTCGATCGAGATCTGGACCAAAGCCTCTCTGCCCTGCCGGCGGGCCGCTGGGATGCGGTGATCGATCTGGCCACCCAGCCTGGACACGTCCGGCGGGCGGTGGATCAGCTCCGCGAGCGGGCCGATCACTACCTCTTCATTTCGTCCGGAAACGCCTATGCTTCGCTTTCGGACCCAGGGATTACCGAGGACGCTCCCCTCTGCCGACCGCTGGCTGCCGACTCGATGACCGCTCCCCACGACTACGGCCCGGCAAAGGTGGCCTGCGAAGAGGCTGTCCTGTCCGCGTTTGGCCCCGACCGCACCACCATCATCCGCCCGGGCCTGATTGGAGGACCGGAAGACCCAACCGGACGCAGCACGTATTGGCCCCTACGGTTCGCTCGGCCATCCAACCGCCAGGGTCGGGTGCTGGTCCCTGACGCACTCGATTACCCCACCTCGGTCATCGACGTGCGTGACCTGGCCGATTGGATCGTCCAACTGGCTGAGGTTCGTGGCGGTGGGATCTTCAATGCGACCGGCGAGGTGACCTCTCTTGGAAACCACCTTCAGCTGGCCCAAACGGTGACTGAGTCCGAGGGGAAGATGATTGCAGCAGCTCCTGATTGGCTGACTGCACAGGGCGTGCACGAGTGGATGGGCCCGAAATCGCTGCCCCTTTGGATCAGTGATCCGCAGATGCGGGGCATGGGGGCCCTGTCGAGCCTGCATGCCCTTGAGAACGGACTCTCACTTCGGCCACTCCGGGACACCCTGGCTGATTCGCTGGCGTGGGCGGTTGAGGCAAACCTCCCCACCGTGGCCGGAGCCGGACTGACCGACGGTGAGGAGCAGGCTCTGCTCACCGCTCTCGACGCTCAATGCTAG
- a CDS encoding HigA family addiction module antitoxin, whose amino-acid sequence MAAEVFPAGELLADELAARGWTQADFAEVLGRPAQFVSEIISGKKEITRESAAQIAAALGTSAEFWLNLQDS is encoded by the coding sequence ATGGCTGCCGAGGTGTTCCCGGCCGGGGAACTCCTCGCAGACGAGCTCGCCGCGCGTGGCTGGACTCAGGCCGATTTTGCGGAGGTTCTTGGACGACCGGCACAGTTCGTCTCGGAGATCATCTCCGGCAAGAAGGAGATCACTCGCGAGTCCGCCGCGCAGATCGCGGCGGCGCTCGGAACAAGCGCGGAGTTCTGGCTCAACCTTCAGGATTCTTAA
- a CDS encoding DLW-39 family protein, whose translation MKKFLVRASVVAACAAGAVLVWQTIRDLSTAEELWHPITDPVE comes from the coding sequence ATGAAAAAGTTCCTGGTGCGAGCCTCAGTGGTCGCGGCCTGTGCTGCCGGAGCGGTTTTGGTCTGGCAGACCATTCGGGATCTATCCACAGCTGAAGAGCTCTGGCATCCCATCACCGATCCGGTAGAGTAA
- a CDS encoding DUF3566 domain-containing protein: MSENAVVAEVEAEYDEPRKVELTLAKIDPWSALKISFILAVAVGIATVVITAALWLLLDGMDVFGSVEDFLTRLGAESFLELMEYVRLPRVMSYATILGIMNVVLFTAVCTLGSLLYNLIASLVGGLKVSLMDE, translated from the coding sequence ATGAGTGAAAACGCTGTGGTCGCGGAAGTTGAGGCCGAGTATGACGAGCCGCGCAAAGTCGAGCTGACCCTGGCCAAGATTGACCCCTGGTCGGCGCTGAAGATCAGCTTCATCCTCGCGGTGGCGGTTGGGATTGCCACCGTCGTGATCACCGCGGCGCTCTGGCTGCTGCTGGACGGTATGGACGTGTTCGGGTCGGTGGAGGACTTCCTGACCCGACTCGGGGCCGAGTCGTTCCTGGAGCTGATGGAGTACGTCCGACTGCCCCGGGTGATGTCCTACGCGACCATTCTGGGGATCATGAACGTGGTGCTGTTCACCGCGGTTTGTACGCTCGGATCGCTGCTCTACAACCTGATTGCTTCGCTGGTCGGAGGGCTGAAAGTCTCCCTGATGGATGAGTGA
- the gyrA gene encoding DNA gyrase subunit A, with the protein MSDEKNSEELNSSDQNREAAEVAEAVAAAAGEGTVGVIGRIDPVDLESEMQRSYLDYAMSVIVGRALPDVRDGLKPVHRRILYTMYDGGYRPDAGFYKCMRVVGDVMAHYHPHGDASVYDALARLVQWWSMRYPLVAGQGNFGSPGNLGPAAPRYTECKMAPLAMEMTREIDEATVDFQENYDGRAQEPTVLPARFPNLLVNGSEGIAVGMATRIPPHNLREVSAGVQWYLEHPEATREELLEALLERIKGPDFPTGATILGRKGIEQAYRTGRGAIVQRAVVDVEELHGRTCLVIKELPYQVNPDNLAAKIAELTNTGQLTGIADIRDETSGRNGQRLIIVLKRDAVAQVVLNNLYKRTQLQDSFPANMLALVDGVPRTLSLDGFVHYWVKHQLEVIVRRTKFRLAKARERLHILDGYLRALDMLDEVIALIRRSPTVDEARTGLMELLQIDEIQANAILALQLRRLAALERQKILDEHAEIKARVEDLQDILSSPTRQRQIISDELAVIVDKFGDERKTAIVPFGGDLSDEELIAEERVVVTITREGYAKRTREDNYRSQKRGGKGVRGAQLRGDDAVEHFFVTSTHDWLLFFTNQGRVYRAKAYQLPEGGRDAKGQHVANLLAFQPGEAIAQVMRIESYEDAEYLLLATKSGLVKKTRLAEYDSPRSAGLIAINLREDGDGQPDEVVSAEIVNATDDVILVSKQGMSIRFTADDEQLRPMGRSTSGVMGMRFRPEDELLTMEVVEPDADLLVVTEGGYAKRTPLAEYRVQGRGGLGIKVADLAPERGALVGALVIEPEEDVMVITESGKLVRVSAGDVRSTGRNTKGVIFARPDESDRVIAITRNGGDEEDQEDAESGEAETTESEGTENE; encoded by the coding sequence ATGAGTGACGAAAAGAATTCGGAAGAACTGAACAGCTCCGACCAGAACCGGGAGGCCGCCGAAGTGGCCGAGGCGGTTGCGGCCGCAGCCGGGGAGGGAACCGTGGGCGTCATCGGCCGAATTGACCCGGTCGACCTCGAATCTGAGATGCAGCGCTCCTACCTGGACTACGCGATGAGCGTGATCGTGGGTCGGGCGCTGCCGGACGTGCGCGACGGCTTGAAGCCCGTCCACCGCCGGATCCTCTACACCATGTACGACGGTGGCTACCGTCCCGACGCTGGCTTCTACAAGTGCATGCGCGTGGTCGGCGACGTGATGGCCCACTACCACCCGCACGGGGACGCCTCCGTTTACGACGCGCTCGCCCGCCTCGTCCAATGGTGGTCGATGCGCTACCCGCTGGTAGCCGGTCAGGGTAACTTCGGCTCGCCCGGAAACCTGGGGCCGGCCGCGCCCCGGTACACGGAGTGCAAGATGGCTCCGCTGGCGATGGAAATGACCCGGGAAATTGACGAGGCGACCGTCGACTTCCAGGAAAACTACGACGGCCGCGCTCAGGAGCCGACCGTACTGCCGGCTCGGTTCCCGAACCTGCTGGTGAACGGCTCGGAGGGGATCGCGGTCGGCATGGCTACCCGGATTCCCCCGCACAACCTGCGCGAGGTGTCTGCCGGCGTTCAGTGGTACCTGGAGCACCCGGAGGCGACCCGCGAGGAGCTGCTGGAGGCCCTGCTTGAACGGATCAAGGGACCTGACTTCCCGACCGGCGCCACCATTTTGGGGCGGAAGGGGATTGAGCAGGCCTACCGGACCGGCCGCGGCGCCATCGTGCAGCGGGCGGTTGTCGACGTGGAGGAACTGCACGGCCGCACCTGCCTGGTGATCAAGGAGCTGCCCTACCAGGTCAACCCGGACAACCTGGCCGCCAAGATTGCCGAGCTGACCAACACCGGCCAGCTGACCGGCATTGCCGATATTCGCGACGAGACTTCGGGGCGGAACGGCCAGCGGCTCATCATCGTGCTAAAGCGCGATGCGGTGGCCCAGGTGGTGCTGAACAACCTGTACAAGCGCACCCAGCTGCAGGACTCGTTCCCCGCCAACATGTTGGCGCTGGTCGACGGGGTGCCGCGCACGCTGAGCCTCGACGGCTTCGTGCACTACTGGGTCAAGCACCAGCTGGAAGTGATTGTTCGCCGAACCAAGTTCCGCCTCGCCAAGGCGCGCGAGCGGCTGCACATCTTGGACGGCTACCTGCGCGCGCTGGACATGCTGGACGAAGTGATCGCCCTGATCCGTCGTTCACCCACGGTGGACGAAGCGCGGACCGGGCTGATGGAGCTGTTGCAGATCGACGAGATTCAGGCCAACGCGATTCTGGCGCTGCAGCTGCGACGCCTGGCTGCCCTGGAACGCCAGAAGATCCTGGACGAGCACGCCGAAATCAAGGCTCGGGTCGAGGACCTGCAGGACATCCTGTCCTCGCCGACGCGCCAGCGGCAGATCATCTCCGATGAGCTGGCCGTGATTGTGGACAAGTTCGGTGACGAGCGAAAGACCGCCATCGTTCCGTTCGGCGGAGACCTGTCCGACGAAGAGCTGATCGCGGAAGAACGCGTCGTGGTCACCATTACCCGGGAGGGCTACGCCAAGCGGACCCGCGAGGACAACTACCGCTCCCAAAAGCGCGGTGGCAAGGGTGTGCGCGGTGCGCAGCTGCGCGGAGACGACGCGGTGGAACACTTCTTCGTCACCTCCACCCACGACTGGCTGCTGTTCTTCACCAACCAGGGACGGGTTTACCGGGCCAAGGCGTACCAGCTGCCGGAAGGCGGGCGCGACGCCAAGGGTCAGCACGTGGCGAACCTGCTGGCTTTCCAGCCGGGGGAGGCCATTGCCCAGGTCATGCGGATCGAGTCCTACGAGGACGCGGAGTACCTGCTGTTGGCGACCAAGTCCGGCTTGGTCAAGAAGACCCGCCTGGCCGAGTACGACTCGCCGCGCTCAGCCGGTCTGATCGCCATCAACCTGCGCGAAGACGGGGACGGCCAGCCGGACGAGGTGGTGTCAGCCGAGATCGTCAACGCCACCGACGACGTCATCCTGGTGTCCAAGCAGGGCATGTCGATCCGGTTCACCGCCGACGACGAGCAGCTGCGCCCGATGGGTCGGTCCACCTCCGGCGTGATGGGGATGCGGTTCCGCCCCGAAGACGAACTCCTGACGATGGAGGTGGTCGAGCCGGATGCGGACCTCCTGGTGGTCACCGAGGGCGGATACGCCAAGCGGACGCCGCTGGCGGAGTATCGAGTTCAAGGTCGAGGCGGACTGGGGATAAAGGTCGCTGACCTGGCCCCCGAGCGCGGAGCGCTGGTTGGAGCCCTCGTGATTGAGCCCGAAGAAGATGTCATGGTTATCACTGAGAGCGGAAAACTGGTTAGGGTTAGTGCAGGTGACGTTCGCTCCACGGGGCGCAACACCAAGGGCGTCATTTTCGCGCGACCCGATGAAAGCGACCGGGTCATCGCGATCACCCGCAACGGTGGGGACGAAGAAGACCAAGAGGACGCGGAATCGGGAGAGGCCGAGACCACTGAATCCGAGGGGACCGAGAATGAGTGA